The nucleotide sequence CCGGCCGCGGCCGGCGGTCCGCCAGCACGCGCAGGACCGTGAACAGATCGGGGCGGCGTTGCACCTCGTCGATCACGACCAGGCCACGCAGACCTTCCAGGACGAGAAGCGGGTCGTCGAGCAATCGGTTGAGATCCGCGGGATGCTCCAGATCGAGGTGATGCGTCGGACCCGCATGCGCCTCGGTCACCTGCCGCGCCAGCGTCGTCTTGCCGATCTGACGCGGCCCCAGGATGGCGACGACGGGGAACGCCCGGAGCCGTTGCCGGATGGTGCGCACATGGCCGACCCGTTCGATCATGGCGTGAAGCTACCATGAAATCTCGATGGTAAACATCGAGATTTCATGGCAGTGGCGCGCTGTCTCGGAGACAGCCACGCGAGCCGCTACGCCGGAAGTCGGGGTCTCGGCCACGGTCGAACGCCCATTTGCAGGCTCGACCGCTTCCGAACACCACCGGCGTCTTGATTTCGACCCTCGCCCCCGGAGTCCGCCGGTGCTATCGTCTACTGCGACCAAACGGAAAGCGAGCCATGGGAGAGATACACGCCGACGTCACACTCGAAAACCCCGGTGACCGCGCCGTCGTCGAGCGCGGACACGGCCAGGAATCCGACATCCGTCGTTCGACCATCGACGCCATCGTCGATACGGGGGCCGTCACGCTGGTTCTGCCACAGAACGTGGTGGAACGCCTGGGCCTGGGCCAACGGGGTACCGCGTTCGTCACGTACGCCGACGAGCGCCGGGAGGAACGGACGCTGGCCGGGCCGGTGACAGTTCAGATCGGCAACCGTTCCATGAGCATGGACTGTGTCGTCGGCCCGCCCCTGAGCGAACCCTTGATCGGCCAGGTCGTCCTCGAAACCCTCGATCTGATCGCCGATTGCACGAATCGGACGCTCGCTCCGCGATACCCCGACTATCCGCTGCTCAAGCTGAAGTAGGCGGCCGAATGGCGCGACAGGACCATAACCCGTACGACGTGCTGGGCCTGGAGTCGAATGCTACGCGCGTTGAGATAAGAGCTGCATACCTGCGTCTCGCAAAGAAACATCATCCGGACAAGAACCCGGGAGACAAGACATCCGAGTGGATATTCAAGGAGATTCGTTGGGCATATGAGACGCTCTGGGCCTCAAGCGATACCGGGACGACACGCGACGGCGAATCACGACGTGAACGTGCCGCACAAACCCGCGCTCGACGTGAACGCGAAGCCCGGGCAGAGGAACGTGAGCGTCGAGTACGAACGGAGTACGGCCGTCAGCAGGATCGAGATGAACAGCAGGCGCATGAACGGGATGAGCCTGAACGTCGAAAGCGTGAGGAGTGGCAAGAGCACAACCGTCGTCAGAAACATAGCGAGTCGACCGTATCGGAGCTTCCTCTGCCCCAAGCGTTGGCCTACGTCCTTGGGTTTCCGTCAGCAGTCGTCGGTTTCGGCATTCTCGGAGGAGTCGATAGCACACCGGACACGCATCTTGGCGTATGGCTATTGTTTGCCGGGATGGCGGCAGCGGGGGTGAGGTCCGCATCCAAAGACTGGTTATTCTGGACTGGCGTGATCATCCTCGTGGCAACTGTGGTGTTCCTTCTCCCAGCAAGTTAGGCCAGTAGTCTGGAGTACGAGTGGGGAATCCGGATCCGCAACGCGCGCTAGTCGACTGTTGCTTTTACTCTCGCGTGCCCGACGTCAATGAGCTCCAGTGCTTGACAAGAACGCTCGACGGTGGGGCAGTCTACGGCGGTCCAGTCACTCCAAACGCTGCCCAAGGCGACGGATGGCGTCGAGGCCGTCCTGGTATGTCGGAGTCTCGTTCTCCGTGCCGTAGCACATAGCGTGGACGAAGCGCTCGTAATCTGCCGCGTGTCGCTGCTCGGTCAGTACATTGAGCGCAGTAGCGAGACGTTCGACGGGGGTCAGCGTGTCGAGGTGCGGACCCGGGCCGCCTCGCGTGGCGTCGGCTTCCAGCAATCGACGTAGCAACGCGGGGAACGCCTGGTGCGCCGTTGCGAGAGGTTCAAGTGCCGCCAGATCGTGCACATGTCGAATCAGCGTGCGATCGTTGCGGGTACGCTGATCCAATACGCGCCAGGTAAGGGCGCTGATCTTGTCGGCCGCGGTCTCTGCCGGCGCAACACAGTTGATCTGTGGGACCTCGGGCTGTTCCTGTCGCGCCTCGGCGACGAAGCTCCGCAGCGAACGTTCCTCCGGTGCAAGGGCCGGACGGGCAAGCGTTACCTCGAGCTGCAGCCTCGGACGCAAGGCAGGTGCCACAGTGAAGCGCGTGGGATAGGCGACCTGACATCGGAAGAAGTGGTGGTCATTCCCGACCTCCACGTCGTCATCTTCAAGCGTCCAGTCGTCATCGGCGCGGATCGCCTCGAGAATCGCTCTCCGGTAGTTCCGGCGAGCGGGCCGTGTGATCCCGACGTCTGGAAGAAGAACTTTGAAGTCGAGGTCCTCGGAGAAACGCTGGATGAGGTCGTAGCCCTTGGAAAGGCTGGTGCCGCCGGAGAAGACAAGCATGAGATTGTCCTGCCTGACATTGGTAATCGTCGCAACCAGCCGGATCGCGTACCAGTCCTTCTCCACCAAGGACGGATCGACACCGAGATCCGTGGCAATCGCCTCGATCAGCTCAGGCTCCGGTGGCACGCTCGAAGACGGCGTACTTGCCGCCGTAGCCGATCTTGCGCGAGAAGCGCCCCTTGACGGCAATCACACGCCCGGTCGGCACCTGGGTCGTGGTTCCCGCGTTGTAGGCGCGAGCGAAACTCGATGGCGCAGCTTCGACGTTGAGACGTGACAGAACCTCGACCGCAAGCGCGGGGAGCGGCTTCGCAGGAACGGTCTTGCCGGAGAGCGGCGACAGAACCGCCCGGGCGTAAACGCCGTAGCCGATCCGGATGATCTGCCCCTTGGCGGTCAGCTTCCGCAGGCCCCGGCCGATCTGATCGTACCCACCGAGATCCTTGAAATCGTCGCGCAGGAAGACGCTCGCTTTCTTGCGCGCGATCCGCTCCGCCATACGGCGCTCCAGCGGTTTCCTGGCCGTGCTCATGGTCGTCGGTCCCCTGCGAAAATACAACACTCAGCCCATACAAAAATACGACACTTCAGGACGGCCGGTCAACGGCGGAAACCCCTCGATTCCGCGATTCCGACAGGGACGTGCGCCCCGTTCCGACCGACCGTTCGTGATGGCCGAAAGAACGCTACCCCTACACGTCCTCCTTCAGCGTCACCGCGTCGAGGAACGGCATCATCGCCCGCAGCTCCTCCCCCACCTTCTCGATCCGGTGCGCCTGCTCCTGCCGCCGCTGCGCCATGAACCAGGGCCGCCCCGCCTTGTCCTCGTCGATCCATTTGCGGGCGTAGGTGCCGTCCTGGATCTCCTGCAGGACCTGCTGCATCGCCGCGCGGGTCTCGTCGGTGACGATGCGCGGGCCACCGGTGTAGTCGCCGTGCTCGGCGGTGTCGCTGACCGAGTAGCGCATGTAGTTGAGGCCTCCGCGGTAGAACAGGTCGACGATCAGCTTCAACTCGTG is from Acidobacteriota bacterium and encodes:
- a CDS encoding clan AA aspartic protease → MGEIHADVTLENPGDRAVVERGHGQESDIRRSTIDAIVDTGAVTLVLPQNVVERLGLGQRGTAFVTYADERREERTLAGPVTVQIGNRSMSMDCVVGPPLSEPLIGQVVLETLDLIADCTNRTLAPRYPDYPLLKLK
- a CDS encoding J domain-containing protein → MARQDHNPYDVLGLESNATRVEIRAAYLRLAKKHHPDKNPGDKTSEWIFKEIRWAYETLWASSDTGTTRDGESRRERAAQTRARREREARAEERERRVRTEYGRQQDRDEQQAHERDEPERRKREEWQEHNRRQKHSESTVSELPLPQALAYVLGFPSAVVGFGILGGVDSTPDTHLGVWLLFAGMAAAGVRSASKDWLFWTGVIILVATVVFLLPAS
- a CDS encoding nucleotidyl transferase AbiEii/AbiGii toxin family protein → MPPEPELIEAIATDLGVDPSLVEKDWYAIRLVATITNVRQDNLMLVFSGGTSLSKGYDLIQRFSEDLDFKVLLPDVGITRPARRNYRRAILEAIRADDDWTLEDDDVEVGNDHHFFRCQVAYPTRFTVAPALRPRLQLEVTLARPALAPEERSLRSFVAEARQEQPEVPQINCVAPAETAADKISALTWRVLDQRTRNDRTLIRHVHDLAALEPLATAHQAFPALLRRLLEADATRGGPGPHLDTLTPVERLATALNVLTEQRHAADYERFVHAMCYGTENETPTYQDGLDAIRRLGQRLE